ACCAGCGCCCGCTCCGGCCCCTCGACCAGGGCGTAGTACATGCCGTAGGCCGCGAACAACGCCCAGACGTGCCAGGCAGTTGTGGCCAGGCCCAGCAGCAGGTAGACCACGGCGTATAATCCCCAACCGACGATGATCGTGCGGCGACGGCCGATGCGGTCCGAGACCGCTCCGCCCCAGGTTCCGGCCAGGGCGCGCACCAGACTAAGCAACATCCACAGCAGCGGCACCTGGGCCAGGCTCACGCCCAGATCCTGGGCGCGCAGCACCAGGAACACGTCCGATGAGTTGCCCAGGGTGAACAGCACTACCGCGAACAGGTAAGTGCGAAACGCGCCGCGCGGCACTCCCCCGGCCAGCGGCGAGCCCTGGACCTCGGCCTGGGTCTGGACCGGCGGCGCCACGACCTGCTCAGGACGCCGCTCGCGCACGTAACGCGTCAGGATCAGCACGGCCGCGGCCCCGGGAACGATCGAGAGTACAAACACCAACCGCAGGTTGCCGGGAAACAGCAGCAGCAGGCCCGCGGCCAGCAGCGGCCCGATGGCCGCGCCGAGGTTGTCCAAAGCCCGCTGATAGCCAAAGGCCCTGCCGCGCTGGCCCTCCTCGACTTCCGAGGCCAGCAGCGCGTCGCGCGGGCTGGTCCGAATCCCTTTGCCCACGCGGTCGAAAAAACGCAGGAACAGCACGTGCCAACCGGCGGTTGCCAGACCGATCAACGGCCGCAACAGATTGGACAGCGAGTAGCCGAAGACCGCCAGCGGCTTGCGCCGCCGCACGCGGTCCGAGTACCAGCCGGAAACCAGCTTGAGCAGCGAGGCCGTGGACTCGGCCAGCCCCTCGATCGCGCCGAGGAACGCCGGACCCAGTCCCAGCACGCCGACCACGAACGCCGGGAGCAAGGGCACGATCATCTCCGAGGCCGCGTCGTTGGCCAGCGAGACCACGCCCAACGCACGCACGTTGCGCGGCAGCTTCTTCTTGCTCGGATTATTCATAGCGCCCCTGGGAAGCAGCGCGACCTACGGACTCTACAAAGTTACCAGTAGAGGTCGCGGTGCGTGCGGTAATACTCCACAGTGCGCTCCAGCCCGTCACGCAGCTCGACCGTGGGTTGCCAGCCGAGAATCTGCGCGGCCCTGCTCCAGTCCGCACGGTAGTCGCCGAT
The window above is part of the Candidatus Alcyoniella australis genome. Proteins encoded here:
- a CDS encoding MFS transporter, translating into MNNPSKKKLPRNVRALGVVSLANDAASEMIVPLLPAFVVGVLGLGPAFLGAIEGLAESTASLLKLVSGWYSDRVRRRKPLAVFGYSLSNLLRPLIGLATAGWHVLFLRFFDRVGKGIRTSPRDALLASEVEEGQRGRAFGYQRALDNLGAAIGPLLAAGLLLLFPGNLRLVFVLSIVPGAAAVLILTRYVRERRPEQVVAPPVQTQAEVQGSPLAGGVPRGAFRTYLFAVVLFTLGNSSDVFLVLRAQDLGVSLAQVPLLWMLLSLVRALAGTWGGAVSDRIGRRRTIIVGWGLYAVVYLLLGLATTAWHVWALFAAYGMYYALVEGPERALV